The Drosophila sechellia strain sech25 chromosome 2L, ASM438219v1, whole genome shotgun sequence region CATCAGTCACTCCTGGACAGTCCGGGTCCAAGTAATTGCCCCCAACATGCTCCGTCTGCAGTCCAAGCCACAACCACTTGTAGGCATTTTGTTTGACTTGGATTATCGCTAAGTGCATGGGTTTAACATTCCGCGGATGTCCAACTAAACGACGGATTAACCGGCACCACTTGTCGGTTGTTGTTCAGGTCGATTCCGACCTTGCATTGCAggaaattattgaaaattaaagtttttctAAATTAAGCTGAATATGTGTAGGCAATTTACACGGTTTACCAATGTAACATGTGGTTCTTAAAGACTTttcatcaataaaaaataagtttcTCATCTATGGCAACACATTGTAACCTTTCTACTCCACTTTTCAAATGATGATAGTTCACCCACAGCAACAGTTTAAGGCCAATCTACTCAGCACATTCACACTATGCTCATGATCCCCGTAAACGGAGTACCCGCATCCCATGCCAAGTGCCCATTAAACCGCATATATAAATCACCATTAATTTGACAGTGGATTTTTACATAACTCAGGCCAACAGGTGAAAGCGAAAAGCGCACAGCTGCCGGCGGACAGTGGAGAGATCATGGAGTATCATGGAAAACTCGCCACTTGCACTCGTGGAAATTGACTGCTCACCCCGGAgatccagctcctgctcctcctcatcctccacCTGAACGAAGaagggaggaggaggaggctggCATGCAAAATCGAATTGTGTGCtaatatttggccaaaatgcaaAGAGCCCGCGGTTATCGCTGCACCACGAACATGACGAAGTGACTCCAGATGTGGAAGTTTTCAATGCTGCCGCTGCAGTAATAAAAATCATTACTTTCCAGCCCAAATTGGCAAATGTTGGCAGCGGGAGAATGCGAATGCAGGATTTTCGCCTGATCGACATGCAATGTCAGGGAAATTGCTGTCAAATGGGTAAAAGTTGCAGGCAACACTTTGGAAAAATTTCAGTGATGTTGGCAAATTATGAAagggaaaaatattaaaaaaatgcattaaacTATAACTTAttctaatatttctttactTGAGTGAACTTagtgaaatggaaatgggatcTTAACCCTTTTGAGGGAGATGCCATAGAAGAAAGCTAACGCATCGGCGCATTGGTATGGAAAAAGTGTGCCGTAGCAAAACATGGCTTTTGTTTTAGCCCTAACCACAGACAGATGTCCCAGCTAAAAGCTTTTCCCGAAAAATTCCGAACGCCGATCCCCCCCATAGCCACCAACACATGACAAGCACAATTTCTCAATTTTATTTAGGAGGCAGGCAGCAAGAAATCTTTTACTTTCACTGACGACGCACATTCTTGGAGCGCCTCTCGGTCTCCGTGGAGTTGCTCTTGAAATTCCGCATCCAATCCTCATCCGAATTTTAATGCCGCCAATGGTCCCGGTATTCGCACAATTGGGAGTCCTATTCCTTTCGCTGGCTGAGAAACAGTGAGGTGCGTGACTTGAGCATGTTGGCCAGATGCTTCTGCAAGTCGAGGTTAAACTGCCTATTGCGATGGCGATTGTCCAGCGACTTCTCATCTCGCAGATGCAGATCGCTGGAGGAATTGACGAGTCTCAGGTCCGAGCTCGACTTAAAGCTCAGCGATAGATGGGATTGAGAGCGCCTTAAGCAATGTAGTCCGCCCGTGCAGGGCTCCTCATACTGACTGTTTGGTTTGGGTAGCAAATTGCGCAGTTCTTGCACTTCCGACGCCAAGGAGCCCAGGCGTGTCTGAAGTCTGGTCTGGCCCACACTGGGTCTCAGCTCTGAAGCGGTAGTGGTCGCCACAATGGGTCCATCGGCAAAGCCAACAGTGCGTCGCCTCGCACCCGATGGCAAGGATTGTGGGGAACTGGTTGTCGCATATTGTCCACTTGCTCTGTTATCACCCACTTGGTCTGCTTCTATATAGTGACCAGGTGGTGTGTGATACTCATTTCGGTGGGTCACTATGTCACTTAACAAGTCCGCGGAAAGAGGTACAATTCGCTTCTTTTCGGAGGATTTCATTGACGCcattttacttttaatttggAAACAAACTGTTCGAATTAAATTTGGATACACATGATATGACAAAAAATCCTTTAATGTTTGAGTGACAGGAAAATGAACACTATGCTGtgttatatacatatgtatataagttCAGAGAATTGTTTTCTACTGCCTATTACTTTGAATAAGCACCTTTTATAATGTTGTCAAATATTTTCTCAGATAAACAAAATTTGAATGCACACAAGACACTAAGGAAAGTCCGTCCGGCAATCCGCTTAAATTCAAAGGAGTTCCTTTGAAAAATTGTCAAATGTTGTAGGGTCCTCGGATACCTGGCAACAGAAATGGAGCTCGGAAGAGACTTCATCAAAAGGACGTTAGAATTGTCACGTATGtgaaataaatagaaataaaatccaCTCGCTAAGAAATTCCCTTTGATCGCAGGATGCCAATAATCAAgaagttttgcttttgttttagtCTACGAATTGGCGCATTTTCAATTGCGTATGCAGGTCTTACAATGGATGTATTAGATACAGTAGCGACTATATATACTAAGTCGCAATATTGCGCTGATATACTCCTACTCTGGATAATTTCCACCATTTGGAATATCATTTCCGCATTGGTTCTTTTGACTGCACTTTTTCGGGTAAGATCAATGTGCCATAAAACATTTAGCATCATTAGGTAGCtgaataaatgaataaaaacaTTTGATTGAAATACTTGCATTTTATCTGAGCATCCCTTGTTTCAGGAAAATCCGCATCTGTTGCCGGTCCACCTGGTGACTTCTCTTTGTGGCCTGATTCTCGAAATGACCAACCACATGGTGATTGCCTCACTCGGCAGAACCGACTACGTTTTGATGTCCTATGCGTTCATTATGATTGCCTGTAAGTGATGGCCTCCTTTTGGCCACATCCACTTCCACCTCCATTCATCTCCACTTCCAACCATCGCCCACAGTTGTATCTGCGGACGTCGTGATCGTGCTGAGCTACTACCAATCGGAGGTTTAGTGGACCACTCCGATTACCCATTAACCCAGGCGACCGACCGGGCGCAGCATGTAGCATTTTGTGGTGCGCGATTAGGCGCGAAAATTTATTTGGAAAATGTTGCGCAATCCGCGCCGTGCATAAATTGTGGCCAATTGTCACCAGCGGATTGGCAACCGAACCTCAGCGACCTGCGTTTAATTATCGCCCCGCCAGCGCCCGCCGAGCTACATGCGTGCTAATTGACCAGGCTGAAGCTCAACGCTGCtccaatccgaatccgaatacGAATCCGACTCCGAATCCCAGTCCaggtcccagtcccagtcccagtccaaATGTCCAAATGATAACCGCGACGATGAAAACGCATGCTgagccaaatgaaaattatgtTGCAATGGGGCAGGCGTGCTGCTCGCTGGCTGGTCAGTGAACCGCAGTTTGCACCACCATCCATCCATGGggcttaattaatttcattgaTTAATTGAAAGTGCGCCTTGCTCGCagtattttcgttttttgtcttgtattttttttatgtttatttctGGGCCATGGTAtgtttatgtgtatttttggCAGTGCAAAGTTGAAGGCAATAAGAAAAATCGCCCCGGATTCGATTCGGTAGTATGTGATGGGCGTTGCCCTGGCCAACCCTTGGCCATTACTCTTGGCCCGATCCGTACCTTTCCTTTTTTCCCCAGCTGGTATTCGATTATGGCCGGAATTATGATCCTTGTTTGCTGGATTCGTTGCAATTACTTCGGGATGCCCTGTAAAATGTAAGCAACTTCTTAAGTTGTTTAAAGCGCTTAAAAAATAAGATTTGCTCTTCGAAATAAAATCTTAAAAAACAATGTCTCTATACAAAACGATTGAGGTCATTCAACATAAACAATGAACATACATCAGCAGCGAATCGGAACAATAATCTTTGACCTTGTCAACCCACTGAGAGCAGCAAGTACATCAAGATAAATTAAGCCTCAATTGCGGATTCAGCATCGGGCCAACTAACATCCATCATTCCAGTTTTATGGCCGCACAATAGAACCCGGAATACCCAGCGAGTCAATTTTGCTGCGGCAACCGAGGAGTTGCAATTCAACTTGCAACGTTCACCGAAAATTCACTGaattcataaaatattacGATAAATGTCGCTTTCAACATTTATAAGCCAAAAGGATTTTAATACTTTATTGCTTATAACCGCAAAGCGACAGTAAATGCTCCTACTTTAAGAAACAAAATGCAATCGCATTGAGGCGAATCGAAAATaaggaaaacaagaaaaatgaATTGTCttcattttgtaatttaatggtattttattgaatttctgATGCGGATGGGCAGGGACAAGGCGGATTGCCCCCATCCTTggggtatctgtatctgtatcggAATCGGGATCCCATCCCATCCGATCCGATCTTCCCCAGCCTGTTGACATTTAAAATATGGCCGCGTGTCAATGCGACTGCCCTACGCCCATTTTTAAGTCAGGTTTACATTTCGATTTCGGTTTCGATTTTTAATTCGCCACTCGCCCGAAATCCCAGcgtaaattcaatttgaaggTCCAAAGGAAGGCCTGCAGAAAAATGTGCTTTCACTTGACCCGCAATGCTGcgtaaataaattttatcGCTTCGCTGACACGTGCGCgtaatatttcattaaatttaaaaactacaCCAAGGGAAATATGCAAAAGtaacgaacaaaaaaaaaaaaaaagaagaaaataaatataattgcGTTCGGTTCAAAACGGCAGCATAAACAAATCGGCGATTGCATCGTAACttcgttttcaatttggcAAGTTTGACACTTGGCCAGTTAGTGAGTGTCCCGCGATCTCCGCCAGGCATTCCAAGTCCGACTCTCCAGTCTCCGATGTGTGTGCCACCTACGTTGGCCCAAACTTAGTCCAGCTCTCCACCTGGAGTCAACCTGTCGTGGCTACCGCCGCCTGCCACTCACTTGCCGGCAGTGcgtgctgcagttgctccggTGGCTGCTCTGATTGCGAATGCCAATTGTTGGCGAAGCAATGCCAATGTTTATGATGGCCCATAATTTGTTTGCCCGCGGCTAGGTCGTAAATGCAGCTCAGGATTTATGCACAGGCCAGCCTAATTACTAAAGTAAATGGTGAATggtgtttaaatttaaatatttcagggtaattaatttttatactTTCGGCTGAATTCTTTATAAATCTCCGGAGGcttgtaattttttttctgcGTCTTGAAGCCAAGAAAGTTTTATCCTCTACAGGAATGCAAGGAATTCCTTCCttaaaattattgaaatatatttatatacttatTTATATAAGGGCACTGCAACTTTGAAAGTTTAGTCCAAACACTTAGTGCTGTAAATACAAAAAACTTGACAAAATGAACGCCCACAGAGACGGACTAAGTCGCATGAGTGATGTACGCCTATTatgaataatttttaaagacTGGCAAGAACGCCATAAACATATGGCCATTATGCTGTACGCTTTGGCTAATGGCCCGCCTGCCACTAAGCCCACTGAGGTGAggaatatatgtacatacatacacatgttTCGGCTCTTCCCGTGCCGGAGCAGCACTTCCAATGAGCTCGTAAAACTCGCCGGTCTGTTGGACGACTGCTTCCAGAGCTTCTTTCGGTGCTTACTGATGTCTTAGATGCAACTACAAGTGCTGCTCCCGCTGGTCATTAGCCGAGATGGCGGCACGCACCCGATGCGGCATGGAGTTGGGCATGGAGTCATTTGTGCCGACGAATGGGGCGTCTCTTAAGCCGATGCTAATTTTCATAATGCACGCCTTGATGGCGGCCAACAGGTCCTGATCCCCACTGCGGTTTGCACACTCTGCGAATAAACAGTGAGGGGTTATGGGTCTGGGTTTTATACGCTTTACATATGTTAGCTTACAATTTCATTAGTAATTCCCATGAAAAACGAATCTTTTAAGCATTAAATAAAGTCCAAACACCCAAAAATACTCTGTAAATATGCAGTAAGTATCTTTGAATactgttttagttttcagtgTGCCTCAACCTCAAAATGAGTAAATGTCTGGGTAATCTAGGAAACTTAGCTCAAGGAATGGTGATACGTGATACGTCAAGTGCGGGAGAAACCTATTCTGAAATACAAAAATGAGTATTTTGCAATCAAATGAAAGCCAAAATCCAATTTAGGATCGCCTCCAGTTGACACCTCCCTGGCCTAGAGACTCCACTTGCCTCGGCTGTGGCCCTGGCCATGGCGATTTAATGGCTTCGCAATTGGCCTGACCCATCTGTGGACCAGGCCAAGTGCCAGGTGATCGTGGCCAATGCGACTGCAAATCGTGGAGCGGAGCAGGCGGCCTTTGTCGCTGTCCCCGGCAACATGAGTATGATTTATTGTACTTTATGTAGCCGGAGCAGCTTCTGCCCGCAGTTCGTGATGGCTTCGCTGGCTTCGTTAGTCGCGTTCCTGGGATCTGGATGCATTGCTATATACTCTGTTCATGGGTATTTCGAAAGTGTTCTTAGTCAGGAATACTGTATTTTTGGTTGTGCTTAGCATATTAAGTAGTAACTTGGGATCACATTTATACATGATCGACTAAGGAATATGCAACATCAAGCAGCAAATCACACAatctatttatataaaataaggACTATATGTTATTGAAAGGGTATTACAAAGTAATGTTCTGTTTTTTTATCTGCATTCTGCACTTGGCGGTGCGGCGATTATGTGTATCATTTTTCTTTGCCAGCGGCTGGGATTCTACgttattgtattttatattatttgtgCTTAATTTGGGGAGCACAGGTAAGGAGCAGTGGGAGCCGTGCACCTGATCCCCAGAGTGTTGTGACTCTTGAGGCCGCTGGACAAGTTCGTTGATTCGCGGCAGGCAAATGACCATGTGCTCCTCAACATTTTGTGGGCAGGAGCACTTGGACTATTAGCCAAGATATTTTCCCTCCGCCCCCTTTCTTTTggcgtttttttttcattttgtccATTCCCAGGGACTTTTGCTTGGCCAAGAACCGAGATTTATGTTAGTATGGTGTCAGTTTAAGTTAATGGGTTATACTCCCCGccagttttttatttcatattttatagGTGAACGTTTTTTGTGCGTCTCATTCTTATTTTTATGCacaattttattctttttccTTTGCCAGATGCGCAGGtgaatttttttgaatttatgaCCATACCTTTTAAATTGCTTTGTGGCAATTTCCGTGGCACCCACACAATGCGagaagttaatttattttcgtaACTTAGCTGAAAAGCGacttaagtatatatatatgtataatctATATAATCTTGCAAGTAACCAAAAAATGTTAGCTTCTTCCCTGCTTAACGAGTTGCTATTAAAAAATCTCATATTACTCATATCTCAATTCACATTCAAATACAAGCTTTATATCGAATATTTTATCGGAAATCAGTGTTGATCAGAACTCCCTCAAATGTCAAAATGTTGGCACGCTGTAGTATTGCAAAACAGAGCGTTCTCTGCCACACGTGTTGTTTCCACGCAACGCTTATAAATTACGAAATAAGCTCCGAGTCTTATAGAAATCCAGAGTAAGATATGAAACGTCATTATTATGGTACTGGGGAGCAGGAGGTAGAGAGTTCTCCAAgtccgccgccgcctccgccTTTCCAATCGCCATTATCATCGCCAGAGCCTTTGCAGACTCCGACTGAATATCCCATTTTGTACGTGGATGTGGTAAAGAATCAGCTCAAACAGGAGTTGCCGCCGTCCGCAACACCGCCCCAACCACTTGCGCCGGAGTTCAGAATCATTTGCGAAGATTTTCCGGCTCTGCCAGGATCATTGCCATCCGCACTACCATCGACATCGAGATCTGGGCAACGGTCCGACAACTGGACCGCCATGTTGAGCGTCAGGGAGCAGGACAATTTGGCCAAATATCGAGATACAGTTAAGTCCAGTGATCCGTGTGTCAATACAAGCGGTAACGAGGTGCTCCGTCAGCCAATCAATGCTCCCGAGAAGCGCCAGAATATGGAGTTGCTGCCCCAGGTGTACGGATATCTCGGCAATCAGTTTCGCTTAAATTTGAGCATGATATTTAACAAGCAATTCCTCTTCGAAGGCGTCAGGCAGAGGGCCATAAATGCCCAGAAGAGGGCTGCCCTGGCAAAACCAAAAATCAATCCTCCACCCGGATTCGAGAATTGCAAAATCTTTGCCCGCTTGATAACCAACAGCGCTGGTATGCCAGTGGGTGGAGTCACCTTTGAGCTGGGCTCTCCCACTTCTGATACGAATGGGAATATGGGGACGAAATCTTCGGGCTCCACCGTTCAGGGAGCCTTTGGGATCTTGGGACTGGCCAAGAAACTGCGATCGATCAATCGGAACCCGCTTCTATTCGGAAATAATGTGTCCCACAATATGAGTGGAACCGCGGACTCGATCTTTACCAGGCCAATTCAAGAAGACCGTTTGACTCCTCAAGAGATGAACTACCAATTGCCATTGAACTACCTGTTCAATGCAAATATGCACCTACAGGAGCCCAAAATCGAGGAAATGCAAGATGAGCTCCTATTTTTCTTCTTCTACACATATACTGGCGACATGATGCAGATGCTCGCGGCTGCTGAACTGGCGGAACGTGGATGGCGCTATCACAAGTTTGAACGTGTCTGGCTCATTCGCCAGGCGGACAATCCCAACTACTTATATCACGGATTCCGGGAGTTCGGAGAGTACAACTACTTCAACATGTGGCAGTGGAAGATcctgccacgacacttttacctGGATCCCGAGATCCTGGAGCGCACTCTATCCAAGGAAGAGCTGTACGTGACGTACGGATACCATCCCCAGATGTCGGGTATTTAGAAGAACAGAGAAGCTCTATTGTCATCAATTCCCTGGCTATTCGGGTTTAAAAATTCGCTCTGACGCTGTAACAtcttttttataaaatcaaattaaattttttcataaatattcataagAGTTTTATTGAATTGGGTGTTTCCCGTTTTTGGGAATTTGTagtgtttatatttatttttctattcTTGTACTAAAATTTAACCAGCAGATCGCGAGCGCCACGGATGACCAAACCATGCTGCCACCAATATAGTCACCTTGCAGCCACGGACCCACCGCCGAAAAAGCCAAGCAACCACACCCTCCAAATGCCATCGCAAGTCCACAATCCACACAAGACCACTGAGTAcccagcaccaccacctcaTAGCCAAGCCCCAAAGATACGAGGAAAATCGCAGCGTTCATTAGCAAAATGGAGCAGACGGACAGTTGCACATTTGGAGTCGCAGCTTTCCGCCCAGACACGATCTCTTGGCCAAGTGTCGCCGTCATTTAGCCCGCTAATTGCCACGTAAATTTGCAACCATTTTTGGCAGctcattaaatttattattaaaacaaaagccggAGCGAAGCCAAGTTAATTGCCATCAAATTGACATGCGAGCCGCTCGGAGACGGACGACAACACCCGCCTGGAATGGCAGTTTGGGATTCGGACCCGCCGGACCCGCCGGACCCGCCGGAGCTCGAAACTCTGCGCATGCGTATTAATTGCCATGGAAACTTCATAATTTCATGTGGAAAAATGTGAACGTTAGGCGTGCTCAGTCTGTTCAGATATATATACAGCCCACCGCAAGTACAATGTGTAATTTAAGCGAGGGAGACTTAAAAGATTGGAGTGGAACCGGGTTTTTGGATCTGTCCACTTGGCGGCTTATTTATGGCACGGCGAAGTTTGATTGAAATGTGTTGTCTGTGAAATTGACAACTTGGGTGAGATTTGCACGGCTTACAGCTGGATTGGTCTCGGCTTTGGATACGCGATTTGGTTTACCTATCGGGTTGGAGCACTTGGataatattttgtaaatgCTTAAAGTTTTAGCTAAATGTATATACACAGCAATATTACAGCTTTGATCAAATCAATATATGTAAGTAGTAGCTAGAGTTTCTTCATCTGCTAAACTAGCTTTCAATTTAAACTGATActcttttttttgcagtgtgcCTATCTGGAGCCAATTAAGCATGAATCATGGTCGCAAGACTCGTGGCAGGAGCGTTGTGCAACAAAAGCTCTGATTAATAAGCCGCCCGCACATGGCCCACTCCTGGCCGGGAATTAACCCCGAACTCCCAAGCCCGATCCCGAACCCGATCCAGGAGTGCACCTATAATCGCGAGGCATAACCCCGGCGCACGCATGTGCAACTGCAATTACCGTTAAGCGGGATGGAGGAGCGAGACAGGTAGGGTGTCAACACGGTCGTAACTTGCAATCAACTTAAGATGACAGGGGAAATGAAGCATTGACGCCTCGCACGTAccacgtacatacatatgaagCCGGCAAGGAAGCGGCAGAGGAAAGTGCCTGCCGAGCCAGCCACATCACATCCCATGGTCCACTGGTGGGCTGGCGGAATTAAAGATATAAAAAGGCGCTGCTGCTATCAGGTTTCTCCTACTGCTCTTGTCCACGACGAGTGGGTACCAAATTAGacacattttattattaaaatccACTTGTGTTGAAATAAAACACGACTTTCTGTGTCGCACATAATGAAAATATATGGCAAGTTAATGCCGGCAAATATTTATCAGCACGAATGCACTGTGGCAAGATGGTCGTTCCATGTTGCGAAACCAATTTACTAAACCATTGTACCAGATTGTACTATACTTTAGATATCTTTGTATATCTTTGTCTTTAAATAGTAATGACTAGTCTAGTTTTATATTACATCTATGTTTATTACATATCCTTTTAGCAGCACCTAGAAACCACTTTTATGCCACATTTGCCTTAAAAGATTGCTAGAATCTTCCTTAGAACTAATTTGTtctaactaaactaaatttttCTTAGCTGCAATTTCAGAAGTTTGACTTGGCAACAGCCTCTGGAGATGCAAGAGCGAAGATCAATGAACGCTGCGATCAAGGATTTTGTCATCGGGGGAGCGTTTTCATTCAAGTCACGTAGCCGTCTTTATGCATATATCAATCCGGCAAAGAACCTAGCCCAGCGATGCTAATTGCCGGAGCCCAGTAGAGGCGTCTTCCTTTTGCCCAATGCTGGGCGAGGGcgaatttgtaattttaattagtGGCCGTCGGTGGGGGAGAAGACCACCATCCACATTTGCATGCGAAGATCGCGTCAGGTATATTTCGATTTTGGCTGgtatttgcttatttattgatttatctCTCGGCTTTTTCGGTGTTCGGCGGCTGATGCCAGCGGCCGGCGGGTTCGTTGTCTCATTCATCAGAGACGTCTGACTGTCTGGCGACTTCGGTGGGCATTATGCCATAGCCAAACCCATGGATATAGATATGGCCATAGCCCTGGCAGGGAGTTCAAAGACACAACGGGACATTCAACCTGGATGGGGGAAGCGACAAGGCCACGGCAACGACACCACGCTCCACACCCACGTGTGCCCAGCGGCTAGGGAGTCGTTGACCAGGAGGGTTGACTGAACTGGAGCTACAACATCCACTGGAAGAAATGTAACAAGTGTGGTGGGGTCAATACAAATCATAAAGTAATTAAGTAACATGTTGTTATGTACTGTATTGGAAACCCTTTTTATGCAAATACTTTAAGTAGCATCCAGTCAGTGAAGAATTTTAGGTGCTTATGCTCAAATATACGAACTGTAACTAACTCAGAACGTTCAACTTTATAGATACATTTTGAATTAAAAAAGCAGTGAATAATTTGGACTTTTGTATCTTTTAGGAATATCTCACAGAAAACAACTGGCTCTCCATTGTATTGCCTCGTAtgattttttccagtgtggAAAACGGAAAATCATCCCGGGAAGAACTGTTGCTACTGCCTGCCCCAACAAACGTCAAATTGCAGCAGTGAGAACTATGGGCCTGATTTGCAATTCAGCAGTAGAACAATGGTACCAGCATCCGCATCGATCGCGGAACGGTGATCTGTGATCGCAGATCGTCTTCCCGTAACAATTTCCCTTCTGCTTTATGCAGCATGCACGGAATTAACGGATTTCGAACCGATACGATTTAATCTGAGCCGATGCGATCCAATCCGGCGGGCGATCCCTCTCATAGCTGGCCACTGAACTGCAGCGGAGAAATCGCGTATCCGATCGGttcggattggattggattgagAAAAGCGAGCAACACAAATGTAGGTGGTGTGCATATTAATAAAGTGAAAGTGCAAGAACCACAAAACAGCCGTTCATTGTGCTACAATGGAGTGCACCACCCCCAATTGAGGCACCCCACACTTCGGACTTACCCCAACATCTTGGCTGCATAATAAAGTTGCTACATTTCCACGCGTTATATCTATATCGCCATCGATATGCGGCTGGCTTATCTAAGCATTTTGCATCTTTCCCCACACACCAAATTTGTCAAAACCaaatttgaattgaatttgtcAAG contains the following coding sequences:
- the LOC6611353 gene encoding uncharacterized protein LOC6611353, which produces MKRHYYGTGEQEVESSPSPPPPPPFQSPLSSPEPLQTPTEYPILYVDVVKNQLKQELPPSATPPQPLAPEFRIICEDFPALPGSLPSALPSTSRSGQRSDNWTAMLSVREQDNLAKYRDTVKSSDPCVNTSGNEVLRQPINAPEKRQNMELLPQVYGYLGNQFRLNLSMIFNKQFLFEGVRQRAINAQKRAALAKPKINPPPGFENCKIFARLITNSAGMPVGGVTFELGSPTSDTNGNMGTKSSGSTVQGAFGILGLAKKLRSINRNPLLFGNNVSHNMSGTADSIFTRPIQEDRLTPQEMNYQLPLNYLFNANMHLQEPKIEEMQDELLFFFFYTYTGDMMQMLAAAELAERGWRYHKFERVWLIRQADNPNYLYHGFREFGEYNYFNMWQWKILPRHFYLDPEILERTLSKEELYVTYGYHPQMSGI
- the LOC6611351 gene encoding uncharacterized protein LOC6611351 is translated as MPIIKKFCFCFSLRIGAFSIAYAGLTMDVLDTVATIYTKSQYCADILLLWIISTIWNIISALVLLTALFRENPHLLPVHLVTSLCGLILEMTNHMVIASLGRTDYVLMSYAFIMIAFVSADVVIVLSYYQSEV
- the LOC6611350 gene encoding LOW QUALITY PROTEIN: uncharacterized protein LOC6611350 (The sequence of the model RefSeq protein was modified relative to this genomic sequence to represent the inferred CDS: substituted 2 bases at 2 genomic stop codons), with protein sequence MYITQHSVHFPVTQTLKDFLSYHVYPNLIRTVCFQIKSKMASMKSSEKKRIVPLSADLLSDIVTHRNEYHTPPGHYIEADQVGDNRASGQYATTSSPQSLPSGARRRTVGFADGPIVATTTASELRPSVGQTRLQTRLGSLASEVQELRNLLPKPNSQYEEPCTGGLHCLRRSQSHLSLSFKSSSDLRLVNSSSDLHLRDEKSLDNRHRNRQFNLDLQKHLANMLKSRTSLFLSQRKEXDSQLCEYRDHWRHXNSDEDWMRNFKSNSTETERRSKNVRRQ